The Daphnia carinata strain CSIRO-1 chromosome 2, CSIRO_AGI_Dcar_HiC_V3, whole genome shotgun sequence genome has a segment encoding these proteins:
- the LOC130685970 gene encoding calphotin-like isoform X8 — protein MRFHVAVLLATVLVALDAAPYKRQYYPQRAGYYPPSSYYGPAAYSADDYYSSPYGGYSSYSGYNRNQPYMRPTSYSAYRYPSSLGYQSGYPNVFGWPRWSPFSRYVATPQPKPTAAGVIAVVAPNVADEGLKAQQPVVLVLDHNEDHHQPQEEEEFDLSKLVGNFVPDVAQQQQLNEQQPELQEPATQDGFLGAVAQAQFEPTQQVAAVQSEADFDQPELSPLVVPSGMSFDSQEPVAVQQVVQDDKPAPMAVVEPVVEAQIQPIAVVAEPVQVAVEAASADQVAESTKVEEPVAVAETVEAQPVDEPVQVAETAFQVGQTDDAIVVPVVSADANQPEAVVEFVPVDPLADIEQQIIAVAEPDVQVVPETPVVADVVQVDPLPVAEVEQKPVEDLVPVVEPAQEAVPVADEQQVVELSPIAEVEQKPQEDVVPVVAIQVDPLPVVEVEQKPEEDVVPVAEPAQEVVADVIQVDPLPVVEVEQKPVEDVVPVVAVEETPVVADVVQVDPLPVIEATEQKPVEDAAVPVAEAQPNPDSQQEIWIQVAPAVPQEQDAVQVPSRPFPATPTFQKPEVWIESDVATPNKVDQQDTVLAVLEADQPAKVVSPVQVDNSKEQDNSMENASTEKVETATESNEDNSVEKIQVELVQSGEPVQLPQADSQVKVPAEQPLIYREEIVVSSGSLAVGHQGDAQVSLKPAAVIAIPDRVTATEVEEPAQVQAVESDHKVEKPVADDLKIEQTVAVEQEKVAEPVVVEEEKVAEPVVAEQEKVAEPVVVEEEKVAEPVVAEQEKVAEPIVAEQEKVAEPVVAEQEKVADSPAVAEQEKVVEPVAAEQEKVAEPVVAEEEKAAEPVAAEQEQEKVAEPVVAEQEQEKVAEPVVFEQEQEKVAEPVIVEQEQEKVAEPVVVEQEQEKVAEAVVADPAADETKKSTDCKVEYILVNDAGTPADAKDVAEEKPQTQDDSAAIVVTSADAETKPASARFESRVNSRTKSKFGLRSLGRRIIKF, from the exons ATGCGTTTCCAC gtCGCCGTTCTGTTGGCTACTGTCCTGGTAGCGCTCGACGCTGCCCCGTACAAACGCCAATATTACCCGCAACGGGCCGGCTATTACCCACCGTCTTCCTATTACGGGCCGGCTGCTTACTCGGCCGACGACTACTACAGCTCCCCTTACGGCGGCTATTCCAGTTACAGCGGCTACAATCGAAATCAGCCGTACATGAGGCCAACCAGCTACTCGGCTTATCGCTACCCGTCGTCACTCGGCTACCAATCGGGTTACCCGAACGTGTTCGGGTGGCCCCGTTGGTCCCCGTTCTCGCGCTACGTCGCCACACCTCAACCG AAGCCAACAGCTGCGGGCGTGATCGCCGTCGTGGCGCCCAACGTGGCCGACGAAGGGTTGAAAGCTCAACAACCCGTCGTCCTTGTGCTCGATCACAACGAAGATCATCACCAACcacaggaagaagaagagttcGATCTAAGCAAATTGGTTGGCAACTTCGTGCCGGACGTCgcccagcagcaacagctAAATGAACAGCAACCCGAACTGCAAGAGCCGGCCACTCAGGACGGATTCTTGGGCGCTGTGGCACAGGCCCAGTTTGAACCTACTCAACAGGTGGCTGCCGTCCAATCGGAGGCCGATTTCGATCAGCCCGAACTCAGCCCGTTGGTTGTTCCATCAGGAATGTCGTTCGACAGCCAAGAGCCCGTCGCGGTCCAACAAGTCGTCCAAGATGACAAACCGGCCCCAATGGCTGTCGTCGAACCCGTTGTCGAAGCCCAAATCCAGCCGATCGCCGTGGTTGCCGAACCC GTTCAGGTAGCCGTCGAAGCAGCTTCAGCCGATCAGGTTGCCGAATCCACCAAAGTTGAGGAACCCGTCgcggttgctgaaaccgttgAAGCTCAACCCGTTGACGAACCCGTTCAAGTTGCCGAAACCGCTTTCCAAGTAGGCCAAACCGATGATGCCATCGTCGTTCCAGTCGTCTCTGCTGACGCCAATCAACCCGAGGCTGTCGTTGAATTCGTGCCCGTCGATCCACTGGCCGACATCGAACAACAAATCATCGCTGTTGCCGAACCCGACGTCCAAGTCGTTCCTGAAACTCCAGTCGTCGCTGACGTCGTCCAGGTCGATCCTCTGCCCGTCGCCGAAGTGGAACAAAAGCCCGTAGAAGACCTTGTTCCAGTCGTCGAGCCCGCACAGGAGGCCGTTCCAGTTGCTGATGAACAGCAAGTCGTCGAGTTGTCCCCAATCGCCGAAGTGGAACAGAAACCCCAAGAGGACGTTGTTCCAGTTGTAGCTATCCAGGTTGATCCTTTGCCCGTCGTTGAAGTTGAACAGAAACCCGAAGAAGACGTCGTTCCAGTCGCAGAGCCCGCACAGGAAGTCGTCGCTGATGTCATCCAGGTCGATCCTCTGCCCGTCGTCGAAGTTGAACAGAAGCCCGTCGAAGATGTTGTTCCAGTTGTGGCTGTCGAGGAGACTCCAGTCGTCGCCGACGTTGTCCAGGTCGACCCTCTGCCCGTCATTGAAGCTACAGAACAGAAACCCGTAGAAGACGCTGCTGTTCCAGTGGCCGAAGCCCAGCCAAATCCCGACAGCCAACAGGAAATCTGGATCCAAGTAGCACCGGCCGTCCCTCAAGAACAGGACGCCGTCCAGGTCCCTTCGCGGCCATTCCCAGCTACGCCGACCTTCCAGAAACCCGAAGTGTGGATCGAATCCGACGTCGCTACGCCCAACAAAGTCGACCAGCAAGACACCGTCCTGGCCGTCCTCGAGGCTGACCAGCCGGCCAAAGTTGTGAGCCCCGTGCAGGTGGACAACTCGAAGGAACAGGACAACTCGATGGAGAACGCATCGACCGAGAAAGTGGAAACGGCCACCGAATCGAACGAGGACAACTCGGTGGAGAAGATCCAAGTGGAATTGGTCCAGTCGGGTGAGCCCGTCCAATTGCCGCAGGCCGATTCGCAAGTGAAAGTTCCAGCTGAGCAGCCGCTGATCTACCGCGAGGAGATTGTCGTTTCGTCTGGCAGCCTCGCTGTTGGTCATCAAGGGGACGCCCAGGTGTCGTTGAAGCCGGCCGCTGTCATCGCCATACCCGATCGCGTCACGGCCACGGAAGTCGAAGAGCCGGCCCAGGTGCAGGCCGTCGAGTCTGATCACAAAGTGGAAAAGCCCGTCGCTGACGACTTGAAGATCGAGCAGACCGTGGCTGTCGAACAGGAGAAGGTTGCCGAgcccgttgttgttgaagaagagaag GTTGCCGAGCCCGTTGTTGCCGAACAAGAGAAAGTTGCCGaacctgttgttgttgaagaagagaaggttGCCGAGCCCGTTGTTGCTGAACAGGAGAAAGTTGCCGAACCCATTGTTGCTGAACAAGAGAAG GTTGCCGAACCCGTTGTTGCTGAGCAGGAAAAAGTTGCCGACTCT CCTGCCGTTGCTGAACAGGAGAAA GTTGTCGAGCCCGTTGCcgcagaacaagaaaaggttGCCGAACCCGTAGTGGCCGAGGAGGAGAAAGCTGCCGAACCCGTTGCTGCAGAACAAGAGCAAGAAAAGGTTGCCGAACCTGTCGTCGCTGAGCAGGAACAAGAAAAGGTTGCCGAGCCCGTCGTCTTTGAgcaagaacaagaaaaggttGCCGAACCCGTCATTGTTGAgcaagaacaagaaaaggttGCCGAACCCGTCGTCGTcgaacaagaacaagaaaaggttGCCGAAGCCGTTGTAGCTGACCCAGCCGCTGACGAGACGAAGAAGAGCACCGACTGCAAAGTCGAGTACATCCTCGTCAACGACGCCGGTACCCCGGCCGATGCCAAGGACGTGGCCGAAGAAAAGCCCCAAACGCAGGATGACTCTGCTGCCATCGTCGTTACCTCGGCCGATGCTGAAACCAAGCCGGCTTCCGCTCGCTTCGAGTCGCGAGTCAACAGCCGCACAAAGTCCAAGTTCGGTTTGAGATCCCTCGGTCGCCGCATCATCAAATTTTAA
- the LOC130685970 gene encoding calphotin-like isoform X2, which translates to MRFHVAVLLATVLVALDAAPYKRQYYPQRAGYYPPSSYYGPAAYSADDYYSSPYGGYSSYSGYNRNQPYMRPTSYSAYRYPSSLGYQSGYPNVFGWPRWSPFSRYVATPQPKPTAAGVIAVVAPNVADEGLKAQQPVVLVLDHNEDHHQPQEEEEFDLSKLVGNFVPDVAQQQQLNEQQPELQEPATQDGFLGAVAQAQFEPTQQVAAVQSEADFDQPELSPLVVPSGMSFDSQEPVAVQQVVQDDKPAPMAVVEPVVEAQIQPIAVVAEPVQVAVEAASADQVAESTKVEEPVAVAETVEAQPVDEPVQVAETAFQVGQTDDAIVVPVVSADANQPEAVVEFVPVDPLADIEQQIIAVAEPDVQVVPETPVVADVVQVDPLPVAEVEQKPVEDLVPVVEPAQEAVPVADEQQVVELSPIAEVEQKPQEDVVPVVAIQVDPLPVVEVEQKPEEDVVPVAEPAQEVVADVIQVDPLPVVEVEQKPVEDVVPVVAVEETPVVADVVQVDPLPVIEATEQKPVEDAAVPVAEAQPNPDSQQEIWIQVAPAVPQEQDAVQVPSRPFPATPTFQKPEVWIESDVATPNKVDQQDTVLAVLEADQPAKVVSPVQVDNSKEQDNSMENASTEKVETATESNEDNSVEKIQVELVQSGEPVQLPQADSQVKVPAEQPLIYREEIVVSSGSLAVGHQGDAQVSLKPAAVIAIPDRVTATEVEEPAQVQAVESDHKVEKPVADDLKIEQTVAVEQEKVAEPVVVEEEKVAEPVVAEQEKVAEPVVVEEEKVAEPVVAEQEKVAEPIVAEQEKVAEPVVAEEEKVAEPHVVAEQEKVAEPVVAEQEKVADSPAVAEQEKVVEPVAAEQEKVAEPVVAEEEKAAEPVAAEQEQEKVAEPVVAEQEQEKVAEPVVFEQEQEKVAEPVIVEQEQEKVAEPVVVEQEQEKVAEAVVADPAADETKKSTDCKVEYILVNDAGTPADAKDVAEEKPQTQDDSAAIVVTSADAETKPASARFESRVNSRTKSKFGLRSLGRRIIKF; encoded by the exons ATGCGTTTCCAC gtCGCCGTTCTGTTGGCTACTGTCCTGGTAGCGCTCGACGCTGCCCCGTACAAACGCCAATATTACCCGCAACGGGCCGGCTATTACCCACCGTCTTCCTATTACGGGCCGGCTGCTTACTCGGCCGACGACTACTACAGCTCCCCTTACGGCGGCTATTCCAGTTACAGCGGCTACAATCGAAATCAGCCGTACATGAGGCCAACCAGCTACTCGGCTTATCGCTACCCGTCGTCACTCGGCTACCAATCGGGTTACCCGAACGTGTTCGGGTGGCCCCGTTGGTCCCCGTTCTCGCGCTACGTCGCCACACCTCAACCG AAGCCAACAGCTGCGGGCGTGATCGCCGTCGTGGCGCCCAACGTGGCCGACGAAGGGTTGAAAGCTCAACAACCCGTCGTCCTTGTGCTCGATCACAACGAAGATCATCACCAACcacaggaagaagaagagttcGATCTAAGCAAATTGGTTGGCAACTTCGTGCCGGACGTCgcccagcagcaacagctAAATGAACAGCAACCCGAACTGCAAGAGCCGGCCACTCAGGACGGATTCTTGGGCGCTGTGGCACAGGCCCAGTTTGAACCTACTCAACAGGTGGCTGCCGTCCAATCGGAGGCCGATTTCGATCAGCCCGAACTCAGCCCGTTGGTTGTTCCATCAGGAATGTCGTTCGACAGCCAAGAGCCCGTCGCGGTCCAACAAGTCGTCCAAGATGACAAACCGGCCCCAATGGCTGTCGTCGAACCCGTTGTCGAAGCCCAAATCCAGCCGATCGCCGTGGTTGCCGAACCC GTTCAGGTAGCCGTCGAAGCAGCTTCAGCCGATCAGGTTGCCGAATCCACCAAAGTTGAGGAACCCGTCgcggttgctgaaaccgttgAAGCTCAACCCGTTGACGAACCCGTTCAAGTTGCCGAAACCGCTTTCCAAGTAGGCCAAACCGATGATGCCATCGTCGTTCCAGTCGTCTCTGCTGACGCCAATCAACCCGAGGCTGTCGTTGAATTCGTGCCCGTCGATCCACTGGCCGACATCGAACAACAAATCATCGCTGTTGCCGAACCCGACGTCCAAGTCGTTCCTGAAACTCCAGTCGTCGCTGACGTCGTCCAGGTCGATCCTCTGCCCGTCGCCGAAGTGGAACAAAAGCCCGTAGAAGACCTTGTTCCAGTCGTCGAGCCCGCACAGGAGGCCGTTCCAGTTGCTGATGAACAGCAAGTCGTCGAGTTGTCCCCAATCGCCGAAGTGGAACAGAAACCCCAAGAGGACGTTGTTCCAGTTGTAGCTATCCAGGTTGATCCTTTGCCCGTCGTTGAAGTTGAACAGAAACCCGAAGAAGACGTCGTTCCAGTCGCAGAGCCCGCACAGGAAGTCGTCGCTGATGTCATCCAGGTCGATCCTCTGCCCGTCGTCGAAGTTGAACAGAAGCCCGTCGAAGATGTTGTTCCAGTTGTGGCTGTCGAGGAGACTCCAGTCGTCGCCGACGTTGTCCAGGTCGACCCTCTGCCCGTCATTGAAGCTACAGAACAGAAACCCGTAGAAGACGCTGCTGTTCCAGTGGCCGAAGCCCAGCCAAATCCCGACAGCCAACAGGAAATCTGGATCCAAGTAGCACCGGCCGTCCCTCAAGAACAGGACGCCGTCCAGGTCCCTTCGCGGCCATTCCCAGCTACGCCGACCTTCCAGAAACCCGAAGTGTGGATCGAATCCGACGTCGCTACGCCCAACAAAGTCGACCAGCAAGACACCGTCCTGGCCGTCCTCGAGGCTGACCAGCCGGCCAAAGTTGTGAGCCCCGTGCAGGTGGACAACTCGAAGGAACAGGACAACTCGATGGAGAACGCATCGACCGAGAAAGTGGAAACGGCCACCGAATCGAACGAGGACAACTCGGTGGAGAAGATCCAAGTGGAATTGGTCCAGTCGGGTGAGCCCGTCCAATTGCCGCAGGCCGATTCGCAAGTGAAAGTTCCAGCTGAGCAGCCGCTGATCTACCGCGAGGAGATTGTCGTTTCGTCTGGCAGCCTCGCTGTTGGTCATCAAGGGGACGCCCAGGTGTCGTTGAAGCCGGCCGCTGTCATCGCCATACCCGATCGCGTCACGGCCACGGAAGTCGAAGAGCCGGCCCAGGTGCAGGCCGTCGAGTCTGATCACAAAGTGGAAAAGCCCGTCGCTGACGACTTGAAGATCGAGCAGACCGTGGCTGTCGAACAGGAGAAGGTTGCCGAgcccgttgttgttgaagaagagaag GTTGCCGAGCCCGTTGTTGCCGAACAAGAGAAAGTTGCCGaacctgttgttgttgaagaagagaaggttGCCGAGCCCGTTGTTGCTGAACAGGAGAAAGTTGCCGAACCCATTGTTGCTGAACAAGAGAAGGTAGCCGAGCCCGTTGttgctgaagaagaaaaggttgccgaacct CACGTTGTTGCTGAACAGGAGAAGGTTGCCGAACCCGTTGTTGCTGAGCAGGAAAAAGTTGCCGACTCT CCTGCCGTTGCTGAACAGGAGAAA GTTGTCGAGCCCGTTGCcgcagaacaagaaaaggttGCCGAACCCGTAGTGGCCGAGGAGGAGAAAGCTGCCGAACCCGTTGCTGCAGAACAAGAGCAAGAAAAGGTTGCCGAACCTGTCGTCGCTGAGCAGGAACAAGAAAAGGTTGCCGAGCCCGTCGTCTTTGAgcaagaacaagaaaaggttGCCGAACCCGTCATTGTTGAgcaagaacaagaaaaggttGCCGAACCCGTCGTCGTcgaacaagaacaagaaaaggttGCCGAAGCCGTTGTAGCTGACCCAGCCGCTGACGAGACGAAGAAGAGCACCGACTGCAAAGTCGAGTACATCCTCGTCAACGACGCCGGTACCCCGGCCGATGCCAAGGACGTGGCCGAAGAAAAGCCCCAAACGCAGGATGACTCTGCTGCCATCGTCGTTACCTCGGCCGATGCTGAAACCAAGCCGGCTTCCGCTCGCTTCGAGTCGCGAGTCAACAGCCGCACAAAGTCCAAGTTCGGTTTGAGATCCCTCGGTCGCCGCATCATCAAATTTTAA
- the LOC130685970 gene encoding calphotin-like isoform X3, translating into MRFHVAVLLATVLVALDAAPYKRQYYPQRAGYYPPSSYYGPAAYSADDYYSSPYGGYSSYSGYNRNQPYMRPTSYSAYRYPSSLGYQSGYPNVFGWPRWSPFSRYVATPQPKPTAAGVIAVVAPNVADEGLKAQQPVVLVLDHNEDHHQPQEEEEFDLSKLVGNFVPDVAQQQQLNEQQPELQEPATQDGFLGAVAQAQFEPTQQVAAVQSEADFDQPELSPLVVPSGMSFDSQEPVAVQQVVQDDKPAPMAVVEPVVEAQIQPIAVVAEPVQVAVEAASADQVAESTKVEEPVAVAETVEAQPVDEPVQVAETAFQVGQTDDAIVVPVVSADANQPEAVVEFVPVDPLADIEQQIIAVAEPDVQVVPETPVVADVVQVDPLPVAEVEQKPVEDLVPVVEPAQEAVPVADEQQVVELSPIAEVEQKPQEDVVPVVAIQVDPLPVVEVEQKPEEDVVPVAEPAQEVVADVIQVDPLPVVEVEQKPVEDVVPVVAVEETPVVADVVQVDPLPVIEATEQKPVEDAAVPVAEAQPNPDSQQEIWIQVAPAVPQEQDAVQVPSRPFPATPTFQKPEVWIESDVATPNKVDQQDTVLAVLEADQPAKVVSPVQVDNSKEQDNSMENASTEKVETATESNEDNSVEKIQVELVQSGEPVQLPQADSQVKVPAEQPLIYREEIVVSSGSLAVGHQGDAQVSLKPAAVIAIPDRVTATEVEEPAQVQAVESDHKVEKPVADDLKIEQTVAVEQEKVAEPVVVEEEKVAEPVVAEQEKVAEPVVVEEEKVAEPVVAEQEKVAEPIVAEQEKVAEPVVAEEEKVAEPVVAEQEKVAEHVVAEQEKVAEPPAVAEQEKVVEPVAAEQEKVAEPVVAEEEKAAEPVAAEQEQEKVAEPVVAEQEQEKVAEPVVFEQEQEKVAEPVIVEQEQEKVAEPVVVEQEQEKVAEAVVADPAADETKKSTDCKVEYILVNDAGTPADAKDVAEEKPQTQDDSAAIVVTSADAETKPASARFESRVNSRTKSKFGLRSLGRRIIKF; encoded by the exons ATGCGTTTCCAC gtCGCCGTTCTGTTGGCTACTGTCCTGGTAGCGCTCGACGCTGCCCCGTACAAACGCCAATATTACCCGCAACGGGCCGGCTATTACCCACCGTCTTCCTATTACGGGCCGGCTGCTTACTCGGCCGACGACTACTACAGCTCCCCTTACGGCGGCTATTCCAGTTACAGCGGCTACAATCGAAATCAGCCGTACATGAGGCCAACCAGCTACTCGGCTTATCGCTACCCGTCGTCACTCGGCTACCAATCGGGTTACCCGAACGTGTTCGGGTGGCCCCGTTGGTCCCCGTTCTCGCGCTACGTCGCCACACCTCAACCG AAGCCAACAGCTGCGGGCGTGATCGCCGTCGTGGCGCCCAACGTGGCCGACGAAGGGTTGAAAGCTCAACAACCCGTCGTCCTTGTGCTCGATCACAACGAAGATCATCACCAACcacaggaagaagaagagttcGATCTAAGCAAATTGGTTGGCAACTTCGTGCCGGACGTCgcccagcagcaacagctAAATGAACAGCAACCCGAACTGCAAGAGCCGGCCACTCAGGACGGATTCTTGGGCGCTGTGGCACAGGCCCAGTTTGAACCTACTCAACAGGTGGCTGCCGTCCAATCGGAGGCCGATTTCGATCAGCCCGAACTCAGCCCGTTGGTTGTTCCATCAGGAATGTCGTTCGACAGCCAAGAGCCCGTCGCGGTCCAACAAGTCGTCCAAGATGACAAACCGGCCCCAATGGCTGTCGTCGAACCCGTTGTCGAAGCCCAAATCCAGCCGATCGCCGTGGTTGCCGAACCC GTTCAGGTAGCCGTCGAAGCAGCTTCAGCCGATCAGGTTGCCGAATCCACCAAAGTTGAGGAACCCGTCgcggttgctgaaaccgttgAAGCTCAACCCGTTGACGAACCCGTTCAAGTTGCCGAAACCGCTTTCCAAGTAGGCCAAACCGATGATGCCATCGTCGTTCCAGTCGTCTCTGCTGACGCCAATCAACCCGAGGCTGTCGTTGAATTCGTGCCCGTCGATCCACTGGCCGACATCGAACAACAAATCATCGCTGTTGCCGAACCCGACGTCCAAGTCGTTCCTGAAACTCCAGTCGTCGCTGACGTCGTCCAGGTCGATCCTCTGCCCGTCGCCGAAGTGGAACAAAAGCCCGTAGAAGACCTTGTTCCAGTCGTCGAGCCCGCACAGGAGGCCGTTCCAGTTGCTGATGAACAGCAAGTCGTCGAGTTGTCCCCAATCGCCGAAGTGGAACAGAAACCCCAAGAGGACGTTGTTCCAGTTGTAGCTATCCAGGTTGATCCTTTGCCCGTCGTTGAAGTTGAACAGAAACCCGAAGAAGACGTCGTTCCAGTCGCAGAGCCCGCACAGGAAGTCGTCGCTGATGTCATCCAGGTCGATCCTCTGCCCGTCGTCGAAGTTGAACAGAAGCCCGTCGAAGATGTTGTTCCAGTTGTGGCTGTCGAGGAGACTCCAGTCGTCGCCGACGTTGTCCAGGTCGACCCTCTGCCCGTCATTGAAGCTACAGAACAGAAACCCGTAGAAGACGCTGCTGTTCCAGTGGCCGAAGCCCAGCCAAATCCCGACAGCCAACAGGAAATCTGGATCCAAGTAGCACCGGCCGTCCCTCAAGAACAGGACGCCGTCCAGGTCCCTTCGCGGCCATTCCCAGCTACGCCGACCTTCCAGAAACCCGAAGTGTGGATCGAATCCGACGTCGCTACGCCCAACAAAGTCGACCAGCAAGACACCGTCCTGGCCGTCCTCGAGGCTGACCAGCCGGCCAAAGTTGTGAGCCCCGTGCAGGTGGACAACTCGAAGGAACAGGACAACTCGATGGAGAACGCATCGACCGAGAAAGTGGAAACGGCCACCGAATCGAACGAGGACAACTCGGTGGAGAAGATCCAAGTGGAATTGGTCCAGTCGGGTGAGCCCGTCCAATTGCCGCAGGCCGATTCGCAAGTGAAAGTTCCAGCTGAGCAGCCGCTGATCTACCGCGAGGAGATTGTCGTTTCGTCTGGCAGCCTCGCTGTTGGTCATCAAGGGGACGCCCAGGTGTCGTTGAAGCCGGCCGCTGTCATCGCCATACCCGATCGCGTCACGGCCACGGAAGTCGAAGAGCCGGCCCAGGTGCAGGCCGTCGAGTCTGATCACAAAGTGGAAAAGCCCGTCGCTGACGACTTGAAGATCGAGCAGACCGTGGCTGTCGAACAGGAGAAGGTTGCCGAgcccgttgttgttgaagaagagaag GTTGCCGAGCCCGTTGTTGCCGAACAAGAGAAAGTTGCCGaacctgttgttgttgaagaagagaaggttGCCGAGCCCGTTGTTGCTGAACAGGAGAAAGTTGCCGAACCCATTGTTGCTGAACAAGAGAAGGTAGCCGAGCCCGTTGttgctgaagaagaaaaggttgccgaacctgttgttgctgaacaAGAGAAGGTTGCCGAGCACGTTGTTGCTGAACAGGAGAAGGTTGCCGAACCC CCTGCCGTTGCTGAACAGGAGAAA GTTGTCGAGCCCGTTGCcgcagaacaagaaaaggttGCCGAACCCGTAGTGGCCGAGGAGGAGAAAGCTGCCGAACCCGTTGCTGCAGAACAAGAGCAAGAAAAGGTTGCCGAACCTGTCGTCGCTGAGCAGGAACAAGAAAAGGTTGCCGAGCCCGTCGTCTTTGAgcaagaacaagaaaaggttGCCGAACCCGTCATTGTTGAgcaagaacaagaaaaggttGCCGAACCCGTCGTCGTcgaacaagaacaagaaaaggttGCCGAAGCCGTTGTAGCTGACCCAGCCGCTGACGAGACGAAGAAGAGCACCGACTGCAAAGTCGAGTACATCCTCGTCAACGACGCCGGTACCCCGGCCGATGCCAAGGACGTGGCCGAAGAAAAGCCCCAAACGCAGGATGACTCTGCTGCCATCGTCGTTACCTCGGCCGATGCTGAAACCAAGCCGGCTTCCGCTCGCTTCGAGTCGCGAGTCAACAGCCGCACAAAGTCCAAGTTCGGTTTGAGATCCCTCGGTCGCCGCATCATCAAATTTTAA